One stretch of Numidum massiliense DNA includes these proteins:
- a CDS encoding ABC transporter substrate-binding protein — protein MRKRTEKVTTWRSNSLRSIVLLLVIAWVVIGCSGGSSQADKKIGAKKVELEFYFPVAVGGPIAKVIDSLVADFEKEQPDIKVTPIFGGSYQETMTKVQTAIQGGNAPDLAVLFAVDLFTLLSMDAIEPLNRFVTDEYIDDFYEGFMENSRVDKDIWSIPYQRSTIVLYYNKEAFKKAGLDADQPPKSWEELTEYAKKLTVKEGDKVRQWGLEIPSTGYQYWMFQALALQTGSNIMAADGKSVSFSSPSSEEALQFYVDLGKKHKVMPEGVIEWATVPSDFISGKTAMMYHTTGNLTTVKEGAKFDFGVAFLPANKQFGSPTGGGNLYIFKDIPEENKEAAMKFVEFLTQPERVAQWSMDTGYVATRKSAYKTERLAKYVEEFPQAKVSMEQLQYADSELATYNNGQVQKILNDNIQAALNGTSSVQEALKKAQEEADKILSKYAK, from the coding sequence ATGAGGAAGCGTACGGAGAAAGTTACCACTTGGCGTTCGAATAGCTTGCGGAGCATCGTCTTGCTGCTCGTCATTGCGTGGGTCGTCATCGGCTGTAGCGGAGGTAGTTCGCAAGCGGACAAGAAGATAGGAGCCAAAAAAGTTGAGCTAGAGTTTTACTTTCCGGTCGCGGTAGGTGGACCGATCGCCAAAGTGATTGACTCGTTAGTTGCCGATTTTGAAAAAGAGCAACCCGATATTAAAGTAACGCCGATTTTTGGCGGGAGTTATCAAGAGACGATGACGAAAGTGCAGACGGCGATTCAAGGTGGTAATGCCCCAGACCTGGCGGTGCTATTCGCTGTCGATTTGTTTACCCTGCTATCGATGGATGCGATTGAACCGTTAAACCGATTTGTGACGGACGAGTATATCGACGACTTTTATGAAGGATTCATGGAGAATTCGCGCGTTGACAAAGACATTTGGAGCATCCCGTACCAGCGAAGTACCATCGTATTGTATTACAACAAAGAAGCGTTCAAAAAAGCGGGGTTAGACGCAGACCAACCACCTAAGTCGTGGGAAGAATTAACGGAATACGCTAAAAAATTAACCGTTAAAGAAGGGGACAAAGTGCGGCAGTGGGGACTTGAAATTCCGAGCACCGGGTACCAGTATTGGATGTTTCAAGCACTCGCTTTGCAAACCGGCTCTAACATTATGGCCGCTGACGGTAAGAGTGTTTCTTTTTCCTCGCCGAGTAGTGAAGAAGCACTACAATTTTATGTCGATTTAGGAAAGAAACATAAGGTCATGCCGGAAGGGGTCATTGAATGGGCGACGGTACCTTCCGACTTCATCAGTGGCAAAACGGCGATGATGTATCATACGACGGGCAACTTAACGACAGTGAAGGAAGGGGCGAAGTTTGACTTTGGCGTCGCCTTTTTACCGGCGAACAAGCAATTTGGGTCGCCGACAGGGGGTGGCAACCTGTATATTTTTAAGGACATTCCAGAAGAAAATAAAGAAGCGGCGATGAAGTTTGTCGAGTTTTTAACACAGCCGGAACGAGTGGCCCAATGGTCGATGGACACCGGCTACGTGGCGACGCGAAAATCGGCCTACAAAACGGAGCGACTGGCAAAGTACGTTGAGGAATTTCCGCAAGCGAAAGTTTCCATGGAGCAATTACAGTATGCGGACAGCGAGTTGGCGACGTACAACAACGGCCAAGTGCAAAAGATCCTCAACGACAACATTCAAGCGGCGCTGAATGGGACGAGTAGCGTTCAGGAAGCCTTAAAAAAGGCACAGGAGGAAGCGGATAAAATATTGAGCAAGTACGCGAAATAG
- a CDS encoding carbohydrate ABC transporter permease: MSKRRFLRAKVKENVFAYALLLPSLVFFGLFTFYPMLKSLYLSFFETVGSGIQFIGFTQYEQLDSDEVFHKVLWNNTLLVIGTVPTSMLLAMYLAIWLNSKWKANSFLRASFFYPTVVPMIAIANIWLFIYTPDYGLIDKFLSLFGLNGENWLGNPDWVMLAIIVMIIWKETGFFMVFYLAGLQNLPHDVYEAAKLEGARPLQTFRHITFPLLMPTTLFVLIIAVTNSFKLVDHIFIMTKGGPDNASNLLLYYIYETAFSFLDFGKAAALTVVLLVVLLAISAFNYLYLDKRIHY; this comes from the coding sequence ATGTCTAAGCGACGGTTTTTACGGGCTAAAGTGAAGGAAAATGTGTTCGCATACGCACTGTTGTTGCCGTCGCTCGTTTTTTTCGGTTTGTTTACGTTTTACCCTATGCTAAAGTCGCTTTATTTAAGTTTTTTTGAAACGGTGGGCAGTGGCATCCAGTTTATCGGTTTCACCCAGTACGAACAGTTAGATAGCGACGAAGTTTTTCACAAAGTGCTCTGGAATAATACACTTTTAGTCATCGGGACAGTTCCGACGAGTATGTTACTTGCGATGTATCTCGCCATTTGGCTTAACAGTAAATGGAAGGCGAATTCATTTTTGCGGGCGTCGTTTTTTTACCCGACAGTCGTGCCGATGATCGCGATCGCTAACATTTGGCTATTTATATACACCCCGGACTACGGTTTGATCGATAAGTTTTTATCACTGTTCGGATTAAACGGGGAAAACTGGCTCGGTAATCCCGACTGGGTGATGCTGGCGATTATCGTCATGATTATTTGGAAAGAGACAGGTTTCTTTATGGTGTTTTATTTAGCTGGGTTACAGAACTTGCCGCACGACGTGTATGAGGCAGCGAAGTTAGAAGGCGCGAGGCCGCTACAAACATTTAGACACATTACATTTCCGCTGTTGATGCCGACGACGCTGTTTGTGTTAATTATCGCTGTAACCAACTCGTTTAAGTTAGTCGATCACATCTTTATTATGACGAAGGGCGGGCCGGATAATGCGAGTAACTTACTCTTGTATTACATTTACGAAACAGCGTTTAGTTTCCTCGACTTTGGCAAAGCGGCTGCCTTAACCGTCGTTTTGTTAGTCGTGCTGCTCGCTATATCCGCTTTTAACTATTTGTATTTGGATAAGCGCATTCACTACTAA